The Campylobacter concisus genome has a window encoding:
- the lpxB gene encoding lipid-A-disaccharide synthase, with product MKILVSALEPSANLHLKEILKNFEGKFELMGIFSEELGTPYMKSSEFSAMGFVEVLPLIFKAKKAMKVMSQMAKEADAVLLIDSPAFNLPLAKAIKEAGAKAAVTYYILPQVWAWKPKRVSVVERYCDNLASILPFDSKFYSRSTYVGHPLMDEIKLKKTSLSSSGKVAFLPGSRRSEISRLMPVYRELAKKIEAKRLLVVPPFLLDKVDEIYGDVSDFEVVSNTPEALYESDFAFVCSGTATLEAALIGTPFVLTYKAKAIDVFIARKFVKIKHAGLANIMFDFMGKEPLHEEFIQEFATAENLLRAYKSCDRQKFLKGCDELRAYLGHGSSKNVVKILKNME from the coding sequence ATGAAAATTTTAGTCTCCGCTCTTGAGCCATCGGCAAATTTGCATTTAAAAGAAATTTTGAAAAATTTCGAGGGCAAATTTGAGCTAATGGGAATTTTTAGCGAAGAGCTTGGCACGCCATATATGAAAAGCAGCGAGTTTTCTGCGATGGGCTTTGTCGAGGTTTTGCCGCTCATTTTTAAGGCAAAAAAAGCGATGAAAGTGATGAGTCAGATGGCAAAAGAGGCTGATGCAGTGCTGCTAATAGACAGTCCAGCCTTTAATCTCCCACTTGCAAAGGCGATAAAAGAGGCCGGTGCAAAAGCAGCCGTGACATACTACATCTTGCCCCAGGTTTGGGCGTGGAAGCCAAAAAGAGTGAGCGTTGTGGAGAGATACTGTGACAACCTAGCTTCGATCCTGCCATTTGACTCTAAATTTTATAGTCGCTCGACCTACGTGGGCCATCCTTTGATGGATGAGATAAAGCTTAAGAAAACTAGCCTAAGTAGCAGTGGCAAAGTGGCGTTTTTGCCGGGATCAAGAAGGTCAGAGATTTCAAGGCTTATGCCAGTTTATAGAGAGCTTGCTAAAAAGATAGAAGCAAAAAGGCTGCTTGTAGTGCCGCCATTTTTGCTTGATAAAGTGGATGAAATTTATGGTGATGTGAGCGATTTTGAGGTCGTTTCAAACACGCCTGAAGCCTTGTATGAGAGTGACTTTGCCTTTGTTTGCTCTGGCACTGCTACGCTTGAGGCAGCGCTCATTGGCACGCCATTTGTGCTAACATATAAGGCAAAAGCGATAGATGTTTTCATCGCTAGAAAATTTGTAAAGATCAAGCACGCGGGACTTGCAAATATAATGTTTGATTTTATGGGTAAAGAGCCGCTTCATGAGGAATTTATTCAAGAGTTTGCAACGGCTGAAAATTTGCTAAGAGCCTACAAGAGCTGCGATAGGCAGAAATTCTTAAAAGGCTGCGATGAACTAAGGGCCTACCTAGGTCATGGCAGCAGTAAAAATGTAGTAAAAATTTTAAAAAATATGGAGTAA
- the surE gene encoding 5'/3'-nucleotidase SurE gives MKEILITNDDGFEAAGLLALKEALNELDGVNVTIVAPSSEKSACAHSLTLTRPLRFIKLDDGFFKLDDATPSDCVYLALHALYNKKPDLVISGINHGANLGEDITYSGTCGAAMEGVLQGIRSIAFSQFYENNSLNELGFELAKKIVKFIVPKVLNDEISLNQREFLNVNIPARASKNFKGYAVVPAGRRTYATHATLNRNPRGIEYYWLGNAALEYEKGEPSDISKVNEGFATITPIKLNMTSYESLESLNGKFDAK, from the coding sequence TTGAAAGAAATTTTGATAACAAATGACGATGGATTTGAGGCGGCTGGACTACTTGCCTTAAAAGAAGCTTTAAACGAGCTAGATGGCGTAAATGTCACGATCGTAGCTCCAAGCTCTGAAAAATCAGCCTGCGCTCACTCTTTGACGCTCACAAGGCCTCTTAGGTTTATAAAACTTGATGATGGCTTTTTTAAACTTGACGACGCAACGCCCAGCGACTGCGTCTATCTCGCACTTCACGCACTTTATAATAAAAAACCAGATCTAGTGATAAGCGGCATAAATCACGGGGCAAATTTAGGCGAAGATATCACTTATTCTGGCACGTGTGGAGCGGCGATGGAGGGCGTTTTACAGGGCATTAGAAGCATCGCTTTTTCGCAGTTTTATGAAAACAACTCACTAAATGAACTTGGCTTTGAGCTAGCAAAAAAGATCGTTAAATTTATCGTACCGAAGGTGCTAAATGATGAAATTTCGCTAAATCAAAGAGAATTTCTAAATGTAAATATCCCAGCTAGAGCTAGCAAAAATTTCAAAGGTTATGCCGTCGTGCCAGCTGGCAGACGCACCTACGCCACGCATGCCACGCTTAATCGCAACCCAAGAGGCATCGAGTACTACTGGCTTGGAAACGCCGCACTTGAATACGAAAAAGGCGAGCCAAGCGACATCAGCAAGGTAAATGAGGGCTTTGCCACGATAACGCCCATAAAACTAAATATGACTTCATACGAGAGCTTGGAGAGCTTAAACGGGAAATTTGATGCAAAATGA
- a CDS encoding tRNA threonylcarbamoyladenosine dehydratase — translation MQNDRFTRIRWLFGEDGFSKLQSAKVLVCGAGGVGGMCVDALARSGVGSIALIDKDIFDVTNQNRQIYSENVGGVKVEEFAKIYPCITPMQTLITPEFVSGFDFSKFDVVIDAIDDIAAKIALANAVDPSKFIASMGGAKRVDPTKIKVACVWKTSVDPLARKYRYELKKSGFSGKFDVVFSTEEPLCKPLGSFMGVTACFGLNLASLAVKKIVEQ, via the coding sequence ATGCAAAATGATAGATTTACAAGGATAAGATGGCTTTTTGGTGAGGATGGTTTTAGCAAGCTTCAAAGCGCAAAAGTGCTAGTTTGCGGAGCTGGTGGTGTGGGCGGAATGTGCGTAGATGCGCTTGCTAGAAGCGGGGTCGGAAGCATCGCGCTGATCGATAAAGACATCTTTGACGTGACAAATCAAAACCGCCAAATTTACAGTGAAAACGTAGGCGGCGTAAAGGTGGAGGAGTTTGCCAAAATTTATCCTTGCATCACGCCTATGCAGACGCTGATCACGCCTGAGTTTGTCTCTGGATTTGACTTTAGTAAATTTGACGTGGTGATCGACGCGATCGACGATATCGCTGCTAAGATCGCCCTTGCAAATGCGGTAGATCCTAGCAAATTTATAGCCTCGATGGGTGGGGCAAAAAGGGTTGATCCAACCAAGATAAAGGTGGCCTGCGTTTGGAAAACTTCGGTCGATCCACTAGCTAGAAAATATAGATATGAGCTCAAAAAATCAGGCTTTAGTGGTAAATTTGACGTGGTCTTTTCAACAGAAGAGCCACTTTGCAAGCCACTTGGCAGCTTCATGGGCGTGACTGCCTGCTTTGGGCTAAATTTAGCCTCACTAGCTGTTAAAAAGATAGTTGAGCAATAA
- a CDS encoding 2-isopropylmalate synthase, with product MDKNKIIIFDTTLRDGEQSPGASMNTAEKLQIALQLERLGVDVMEAGFAAASPGDFDAVNQIAKQASNITVCSLARAVDRDIKAAGEALAPAKNKRIHTFIATSPIHMQYKLKMSPDEVIRRAVEAVQYSKTFCDDVEFSCEDACRSEMSFLKEICDAAINAGAKTINIPDTVGYLYPEEITARISEIVKFIGDRAVVSVHNHNDLGMATANSLAAIKAGARQVEGTINGIGERAGNAALEEIVMAIKTRQDVFAPLYTGIISKEIYPTSRLIASITGIEPQPNKAIVGKNAFAHESGIHQDGVLKHKETYEIISAESIGLEKNSLVLGKHSGRHAFKDKLASLGFDLDSDALNKAFEKFKELADKKKEIFDDDIRALVAEEITKIPQAYEITDLLQSSGGSLASASMSIRHNDEIVSDSALGNGTADAIFKVVDRISGINGTLKDYKVTAVSQGKDALAKVDVKVEFEGKTAVMGHGLDIDTMMASAKAYVGALNSYLRIHKN from the coding sequence ATGGATAAAAATAAAATTATAATCTTTGATACGACTTTAAGAGATGGCGAGCAAAGCCCAGGAGCTTCTATGAACACAGCTGAAAAGCTTCAGATCGCACTTCAGCTTGAAAGGCTTGGTGTGGATGTGATGGAGGCTGGATTTGCAGCTGCAAGTCCAGGGGACTTTGACGCGGTAAATCAGATCGCAAAGCAAGCTTCAAACATCACTGTCTGCTCGCTTGCACGTGCGGTTGATCGTGATATCAAGGCGGCTGGCGAGGCACTAGCTCCAGCTAAAAACAAAAGAATTCACACCTTCATAGCAACAAGTCCGATCCACATGCAGTACAAGCTAAAAATGAGCCCAGATGAGGTGATCAGGCGTGCAGTTGAGGCGGTGCAATACTCAAAAACGTTTTGCGATGATGTGGAGTTTAGCTGCGAGGATGCATGCAGAAGCGAGATGAGCTTTTTAAAAGAAATTTGCGACGCAGCGATAAACGCAGGGGCAAAAACCATAAACATCCCTGATACGGTTGGTTACTTGTATCCAGAGGAGATCACAGCTCGCATCAGCGAAATAGTAAAATTTATAGGCGATAGAGCGGTAGTTTCGGTGCATAACCACAACGATCTAGGCATGGCTACGGCAAATTCGCTAGCTGCTATAAAAGCTGGTGCAAGGCAGGTTGAAGGCACGATAAATGGCATCGGCGAGCGCGCTGGAAACGCTGCACTTGAAGAGATCGTGATGGCTATAAAAACTCGCCAGGACGTCTTTGCGCCGCTTTACACAGGCATCATCTCAAAAGAAATTTATCCGACTTCAAGACTGATCGCTAGCATCACAGGCATCGAGCCACAGCCAAACAAAGCAATCGTTGGTAAAAACGCCTTCGCGCACGAGAGTGGCATCCACCAAGACGGCGTGCTAAAGCACAAAGAGACTTATGAGATCATCAGTGCAGAGAGCATCGGCTTAGAGAAAAACTCGCTCGTTCTTGGCAAGCACAGCGGCCGCCATGCGTTTAAAGATAAGCTTGCTAGCCTTGGATTTGACCTTGACAGCGATGCGCTTAATAAGGCATTTGAGAAATTTAAAGAGTTGGCAGATAAGAAAAAAGAGATATTTGACGACGATATCAGGGCACTTGTGGCAGAGGAGATCACCAAGATCCCGCAAGCTTACGAGATCACGGACTTGCTTCAAAGTAGCGGTGGCAGCTTAGCAAGCGCCTCTATGAGCATCAGGCACAACGACGAGATCGTTAGCGACTCAGCCCTTGGCAATGGCACAGCAGATGCGATATTTAAGGTAGTTGATCGCATCAGCGGCATTAATGGCACGCTCAAAGATTACAAGGTTACAGCTGTTTCTCAGGGCAAAGATGCTCTTGCAAAGGTTGATGTAAAAGTCGAGTTTGAGGGCAAGACAGCCGTAATGGGTCACGGACTTGATATTGATACGATGATGGCAAGCGCTAAGGCCTATGTCGGCGCACTAAATAGCTACCTTCGCATCCATAAAAACTAA
- the pssA gene encoding CDP-diacylglycerol--serine O-phosphatidyltransferase — MNSIQKMQLMYILPNLFTAASAFLGVISIISSIQGNYFKAIIYIILSLILDGLDGRVARLTKTTSKFGVEFDSLADLVAFGVAPAILFYLTVGAKFGRFGALIAAMFVVFGAIRLARFNVTTGTYEPNVFIGLPIPSAAIIGVLWVGVYLKHEFLYGFEWCLILLEAVLAILMVSNIRYPSFKKMNLKQTHVMRILVALVVVFSMLYLYPYESATFFMSVYMLYGIIRAAIMFSKNHKKKESE; from the coding sequence ATGAATAGCATACAAAAAATGCAGTTAATGTATATCTTGCCAAATTTATTTACCGCAGCAAGCGCTTTTTTGGGCGTTATAAGCATTATTTCATCTATTCAGGGGAACTATTTTAAAGCCATTATTTACATCATTCTTTCACTGATTTTAGACGGACTTGATGGACGCGTGGCAAGACTTACAAAGACTACAAGTAAATTTGGCGTGGAGTTTGATAGCCTTGCGGATCTTGTAGCATTTGGTGTGGCTCCAGCGATTTTATTTTATCTAACAGTTGGTGCAAAATTTGGCAGATTTGGTGCGCTAATAGCAGCTATGTTTGTAGTCTTTGGAGCTATTAGACTAGCTCGTTTTAATGTCACTACCGGCACATACGAGCCAAATGTTTTCATCGGACTTCCTATACCATCAGCAGCCATCATCGGAGTGCTTTGGGTTGGTGTTTATCTAAAGCATGAATTTTTATATGGTTTTGAGTGGTGCTTGATATTGCTTGAAGCGGTTTTAGCTATCTTGATGGTTAGCAACATCCGCTACCCAAGCTTTAAAAAGATGAATTTAAAACAAACTCATGTTATGCGAATTTTAGTAGCACTTGTAGTTGTTTTTTCTATGCTTTATCTATATCCTTACGAGAGTGCGACCTTTTTTATGAGCGTTTATATGCTTTATGGTATTATTAGAGCGGCTATAATGTTTAGCAAAAATCACAAAAAAAAGGAGAGCGAATGA
- a CDS encoding phosphatidylserine decarboxylase, translating into MSGYIAKAGYKFILLFLILFAISALFGIAPLFFLALLLLTLYFFRDPEREPFTDDKLALLSPIDGKIKEISVSNFDDKEVAKIVISKPFFGVGTLRAISDANVTEVKKRHGLFLCQAMKISEMLNERAIIRFEKGSIKFAMKIIAGVFSRSLEIYNITSLKASRKFGFLGSGEVILYLPRDTKICVSVGESVKAASLLGYFEEEK; encoded by the coding sequence ATGAGTGGTTACATCGCAAAGGCAGGATATAAATTTATATTACTCTTTTTGATTTTATTTGCTATATCTGCATTGTTTGGTATTGCGCCACTATTTTTTCTAGCGTTACTTCTTTTAACTCTATATTTTTTTAGAGACCCTGAAAGAGAGCCTTTTACTGACGATAAACTAGCCTTACTTTCGCCCATAGATGGTAAGATAAAAGAGATCAGCGTTTCAAATTTTGATGATAAAGAGGTAGCTAAGATAGTTATCTCAAAGCCATTTTTTGGTGTAGGCACTCTAAGAGCTATAAGCGATGCTAACGTCACTGAAGTTAAAAAAAGGCATGGGCTCTTTTTATGCCAAGCTATGAAAATTTCAGAGATGCTAAATGAAAGAGCGATAATTCGTTTTGAAAAAGGAAGTATTAAATTTGCTATGAAGATCATAGCTGGAGTTTTTAGTAGAAGTTTAGAAATTTATAACATTACCAGTCTAAAAGCCTCTAGAAAATTTGGCTTTTTAGGAAGCGGAGAAGTGATTTTATACTTGCCAAGAGATACTAAAATTTGCGTAAGCGTTGGCGAGAGCGTTAAAGCTGCTTCACTTCTTGGATACTTTGAAGAGGAAAAATAA
- the ftsH gene encoding ATP-dependent zinc metalloprotease FtsH: MNNQNNNQNNGDNNGFFNKNPIFIFAIFAIVIVLAFRSFSGDGLGGTFGLGSNAQSKMIAYSEFKDMLKNKQLNEVAISETTIKGVGNDKTIYLAKRINDPTLIGILEQNGITYSVYSENNWFGDLIFSWIIPVFIFFAIWMFIASRMQKNIGGGILGIGSAKKLINSEKPKVKFDDVAGVEEAKEEVQEIVDYLKSPDKYLRLGAKIPKGILLVGPPGTGKTLLARAVAGEASVPFFSMSASSFIEMFVGVGASRVRDLFENAKKEAPAIVFIDEIDAIGKSRNSGPMGGNDEREQTLNQLLSEMDGFDADKSPVIVIAATNRPEVLDAALLRPGRFDRQVLVDKPDFKGRCDILKVHMKDVKIGKDVNIEDIARLTTGLAGADLENIINEAALLAGRKSKTFVEQADLVEAVERSIAGLEKKSRRVNPKEKKIVTYHESGHALVAELTKGAKRVTKVSVVPRGLAALGYTLNTPEENKFMMQKHELLAEVDVLLAGRAAEEVFIKEISTGASNDLERATDIIKAMVSMYGMSDVAGLMVLEKQRATFLNGGQSIKDYSDKMAEKVDEFVKALLHERYTAVLGLLEIYKGAIENMVSALYEEETIEGKRVREIIKNYEEENGLESRLVELEEEEKGKKEE, encoded by the coding sequence ATGAATAATCAAAATAATAACCAAAATAATGGCGATAATAACGGGTTTTTTAACAAAAATCCCATCTTTATCTTTGCTATTTTTGCGATAGTTATAGTTCTAGCTTTTAGAAGCTTTAGTGGCGACGGACTAGGCGGTACTTTTGGGCTTGGTAGCAACGCTCAAAGCAAGATGATAGCTTATTCTGAATTTAAGGATATGCTAAAAAATAAGCAACTAAATGAGGTTGCGATATCTGAAACCACGATAAAAGGCGTTGGTAATGACAAAACCATCTATCTCGCAAAGCGAATAAATGATCCAACGCTCATTGGCATACTTGAGCAAAATGGCATAACTTACAGCGTTTATAGTGAAAATAACTGGTTTGGAGATCTTATATTTTCATGGATCATACCGGTGTTTATATTTTTTGCTATTTGGATGTTTATCGCTAGTCGTATGCAAAAGAATATCGGCGGTGGCATACTTGGCATAGGAAGTGCGAAAAAGCTTATAAATTCTGAAAAGCCAAAAGTTAAATTTGATGACGTCGCAGGCGTTGAAGAGGCAAAAGAAGAGGTTCAAGAGATAGTTGATTATCTAAAAAGCCCAGATAAATACCTAAGACTTGGAGCTAAAATTCCAAAAGGTATTTTACTAGTTGGCCCTCCAGGCACTGGTAAAACGCTTCTTGCAAGAGCAGTTGCGGGCGAGGCTAGTGTGCCATTTTTCTCTATGTCGGCATCAAGCTTCATTGAGATGTTTGTTGGCGTTGGTGCAAGTAGAGTTAGAGATCTTTTTGAAAATGCAAAAAAAGAGGCTCCAGCGATTGTTTTTATAGATGAGATCGATGCGATCGGTAAGAGCAGAAATTCTGGTCCAATGGGGGGAAATGATGAGAGAGAGCAGACGCTAAATCAGCTTCTTTCTGAGATGGACGGCTTTGATGCGGATAAGTCACCGGTCATCGTTATAGCAGCTACAAACAGACCTGAGGTTTTGGATGCTGCGCTTTTAAGACCAGGTAGATTTGATAGGCAAGTGCTTGTTGATAAGCCTGATTTTAAGGGACGTTGCGATATTTTAAAAGTTCATATGAAAGATGTAAAGATCGGCAAAGACGTTAATATCGAAGATATAGCAAGACTTACTACAGGTTTAGCAGGGGCTGATCTTGAAAATATCATAAATGAGGCAGCTCTTCTTGCAGGACGTAAGTCAAAGACTTTTGTTGAGCAGGCTGATCTAGTGGAGGCTGTCGAGAGATCGATAGCTGGTTTAGAGAAAAAATCACGCCGCGTAAATCCAAAAGAGAAGAAGATAGTCACTTACCATGAAAGCGGCCATGCCTTGGTAGCTGAGCTAACAAAAGGTGCAAAAAGAGTGACAAAAGTCTCAGTCGTGCCACGCGGTCTTGCAGCGCTTGGCTATACGCTAAATACACCTGAAGAGAATAAATTTATGATGCAAAAGCATGAGTTACTTGCAGAAGTGGATGTGCTTTTGGCTGGTAGGGCTGCTGAAGAGGTCTTTATAAAAGAGATATCAACTGGAGCTAGTAATGACCTAGAGCGTGCAACTGATATCATAAAAGCTATGGTTAGTATGTATGGTATGAGCGATGTTGCTGGTCTTATGGTGCTTGAGAAGCAACGCGCGACATTTTTAAATGGCGGGCAAAGCATAAAAGACTATAGCGACAAGATGGCCGAAAAAGTCGATGAGTTCGTAAAAGCACTTCTTCATGAGAGATATACGGCTGTGCTTGGTCTTCTTGAAATTTATAAAGGTGCCATTGAAAACATGGTCTCAGCGCTTTATGAAGAAGAGACTATCGAGGGAAAACGAGTTAGAGAGATCATCAAAAACTACGAAGAAGAAAATGGTCTTGAAAGCAGGCTTGTAGAGCTTGAAGAAGAGGAAAAAGGCAAAAAAGAGGAATAA
- a CDS encoding 50S ribosomal protein L11 methyltransferase, whose translation MKDKFYELSIKTSNFYDEILELVFSFGVTCVEELDHEIIIREEYDLKDIAWGVEEYAKGLSSVRKISNDLKISLNLKENKDWLGEYKKAVKPILVDKIYIRPSWEEPLSGVTNIIIDPALAFGSGHHESTNSCLQLLQKYAKSGDTALDVGCGSGILSIALAKLGCKVDACDTDEQAKQSSLSNAQLNEVKFNKIWTGSIANLEQKYDIVVANIIADVIFMLSNDLKKSLKKGGYLVLSGILNKYEDRIKDTFKDLELVEIKQANDWVSFVYKEMDE comes from the coding sequence ATGAAAGATAAATTTTACGAATTAAGCATCAAAACATCAAATTTTTATGATGAAATTTTAGAGTTAGTTTTTTCTTTTGGGGTCACCTGTGTAGAAGAGCTAGATCATGAGATCATCATCAGGGAAGAGTATGATCTAAAAGATATAGCTTGGGGTGTCGAAGAGTATGCAAAAGGGCTCTCTAGCGTTCGTAAAATTTCAAATGATTTAAAAATTTCTCTTAATTTAAAAGAAAATAAGGACTGGCTAGGCGAATATAAAAAGGCGGTTAAGCCTATTTTGGTTGATAAAATTTATATTAGACCTAGCTGGGAAGAGCCACTTAGCGGCGTAACAAATATCATAATCGACCCAGCTCTAGCCTTTGGCTCAGGGCACCATGAAAGCACAAATTCTTGCTTGCAACTTTTACAAAAATATGCAAAAAGTGGCGATACCGCTTTAGATGTGGGATGCGGAAGTGGGATATTAAGTATTGCATTAGCAAAGCTTGGCTGCAAGGTCGATGCCTGCGATACAGACGAGCAGGCCAAGCAAAGCTCGCTAAGTAATGCCCAGCTAAATGAGGTTAAATTTAATAAAATTTGGACAGGATCTATTGCAAATTTAGAGCAAAAATATGATATCGTCGTAGCAAATATCATTGCTGATGTCATTTTTATGCTCTCAAATGACTTGAAAAAATCGCTTAAAAAAGGCGGCTATTTAGTATTGTCAGGAATTTTGAATAAATACGAAGATAGGATTAAAGATACGTTTAAGGATTTGGAGCTAGTTGAGATAAAACAGGCTAATGATTGGGTTAGCTTTGTTTATAAGGAAATGGATGAATAA
- a CDS encoding chemotaxis response regulator CheY yields MKILVVDDSSTMRRIIKNTLQRLGHQEILEAEHGLEAWNILTQNEGIEVLITDWNMPEMNGLELVKKVRAEQKYVDMPIIMVTTEGGKAEVITALKAGVNNYIVKPFTPQVLKEKLEDVLG; encoded by the coding sequence GTGAAGATTTTGGTTGTAGATGACAGCTCAACAATGAGAAGGATCATAAAAAATACTTTGCAAAGGTTAGGACATCAAGAAATTCTCGAGGCTGAGCACGGGCTTGAAGCTTGGAATATCTTGACACAAAACGAGGGTATTGAGGTTCTTATTACTGACTGGAACATGCCTGAGATGAACGGTCTTGAGCTTGTTAAAAAGGTAAGAGCTGAGCAAAAATATGTTGATATGCCTATCATAATGGTAACAACAGAGGGCGGAAAAGCCGAGGTTATAACAGCTTTAAAAGCAGGTGTTAATAACTACATCGTTAAACCTTTTACGCCACAAGTTTTAAAAGAGAAGCTTGAAGACGTTCTTGGTTAA
- the hisA gene encoding 1-(5-phosphoribosyl)-5-[(5-phosphoribosylamino)methylideneamino]imidazole-4-carboxamide isomerase, with amino-acid sequence MEIFPAIDLKEGQAVRLSKGLMQSAKIYSSEPSELAKRFEDYGAKWLHVVDLDGAFAGEAINFKTIEKIVKATNLKVQVGGGIRDEERIKRYLDLGVSRVILGSVALRDPEFTAKMAGIYRVVVGIDAKDGYVAVQGWGEVSNIKAVDLAKKFADVGVEAVICTDINKDGMLGGVNVDFSLQIARSSKLETIASGGVSDINDILALKETKEIAGVIVGKAYYEGRLDLKDAFKQVG; translated from the coding sequence ATGGAAATTTTCCCAGCGATAGACCTAAAAGAAGGGCAGGCAGTTAGGCTTAGTAAAGGGCTCATGCAAAGCGCTAAAATTTATAGCAGTGAGCCAAGTGAGCTTGCTAAGAGGTTTGAAGATTACGGCGCAAAATGGCTGCATGTGGTCGATCTTGACGGAGCATTTGCAGGAGAAGCTATAAATTTTAAGACGATAGAAAAGATAGTAAAAGCTACAAATTTAAAGGTGCAAGTGGGTGGCGGCATAAGGGATGAAGAGCGTATAAAGCGTTATTTGGACCTTGGAGTTAGCAGAGTGATCCTTGGCTCAGTTGCGCTTCGTGATCCAGAATTTACAGCAAAAATGGCTGGAATTTACAGAGTCGTAGTTGGCATAGATGCCAAAGATGGCTATGTGGCAGTGCAAGGCTGGGGCGAGGTTTCAAACATAAAAGCAGTCGATCTTGCAAAAAAATTTGCAGATGTGGGTGTAGAAGCTGTGATTTGCACCGATATTAACAAAGATGGAATGCTTGGCGGAGTTAATGTTGATTTTAGCTTGCAAATAGCTAGAAGCAGCAAGCTTGAGACCATAGCAAGTGGTGGTGTGAGCGATATAAACGACATTTTGGCACTTAAAGAGACAAAAGAGATAGCTGGCGTGATCGTTGGTAAAGCTTACTATGAGGGACGACTTGATTTGAAAGATGCTTTCAAACAAGTTGGCTAG
- the hisH gene encoding imidazole glycerol phosphate synthase subunit HisH, which translates to MIAVIDYGAGNIKSVINAFKFLGHECVLLSEPKSLKEHSHIVLPGVGAFGEAMKKLKFNGMDEAIKEAVKNGKAFIGICLGMQLLFEKSFEFGEHEGLSLLPGEVVKFDEAKFDKSLKIPHVGWNTLSFKQNSPLRLGLKELEYLYFVHSYHVVCDDKFALAKTTYGYEFTSAVQHENLFGFQPHPEKSHEVGLKILENFARL; encoded by the coding sequence ATGATTGCTGTTATTGATTATGGCGCTGGAAACATCAAAAGCGTGATAAATGCTTTTAAATTTCTTGGACATGAGTGCGTTTTACTAAGCGAACCCAAGAGCTTAAAAGAGCACTCTCACATCGTTTTACCAGGTGTTGGGGCATTTGGTGAGGCGATGAAAAAGCTCAAATTTAATGGCATGGATGAAGCGATAAAAGAGGCTGTAAAAAATGGAAAAGCCTTTATAGGAATTTGCCTTGGTATGCAGCTTTTATTTGAAAAAAGCTTTGAATTTGGCGAGCATGAGGGGCTTTCTCTTTTGCCAGGAGAGGTTGTTAAATTTGATGAAGCTAAATTTGATAAGTCACTAAAGATCCCACATGTTGGCTGGAACACGCTTAGCTTTAAACAAAATAGCCCTTTAAGATTAGGATTAAAAGAGCTTGAGTATTTATACTTTGTGCATAGCTACCACGTGGTTTGTGATGATAAATTTGCACTTGCAAAGACAACTTATGGCTATGAATTTACAAGTGCGGTTCAACATGAAAATCTCTTTGGTTTTCAGCCTCATCCAGAAAAAAGTCACGAGGTTGGGCTTAAAATTTTAGAAAATTTTGCGAGGTTGTGA